The Raphanus sativus cultivar WK10039 chromosome 2, ASM80110v3, whole genome shotgun sequence DNA segment TATTTGCTTAACCAAGGGGAGTCATTCACCAAGgtctgttttcttcttctttttttttttaaaaaaaaacttgtttaatATCATAGCACGTATAGTgtcaacaatattttttttatttttttctcatttgcAGAATGAAGCAACGGAAGTTTTCTTTTCAGTTACAAAGCTTTTCCAATCCAAAGACACAGGGTTGAGGAGAATGGTCTACTTGATCATTAAGGAGTTATCTCCTTCATCGGATGAGGTTTGCCCATCTtactcaatttttttaaagtgtAATAGTAATGTACGTTTTTGAAGGTGTATTTTTCTGATTAGTTTGTTTGATCTTTCGCTTATAGGTTATCATTGTGACAAGCTCTCTCATGAAGGACATGAACAGTAAAATTGATATGTATCGAGCAAATGCTATCCGTGTCCTCTGCCGGATTATAGACGGAACTCTTCTTACTCAAATTGAGCGGTACTTGAAACAAGCCATTGTCGATAAGAATCCCGTTGTTTCTAGTGCAGCTTTAGTCAGTGGGCTTCACTTGCTCAAGGTACCTTTTACACACACCAAAACTATTAGGTTCTTTGTTAGTCGCTAGGTTATGCTTATAGCCTTATACTCTTGTAATGTTGTTTCCAGACAAACCCAGAAATTGTTAAAAGATGGAGCAATGAGGTTCAAGAAGGTGTTCAATCCAGATCGGCTCTCGTTCAGTTTCATGCCCTAGCTTTGCTCCATCAGGTAATAAGTCTGTTGCATTGGTGTTACCCAAGTTAATTGGTTTACTTTTACTGAGAAGAAGAACCTTGAAAATAGATAGTTGTTACTATGAGTATTGGCtagaaacataaacaataaGTTTTCATTGATTTAAACAGGCTCCCAACACGAAATGACATCCTTCTTTAGTTATAAAGGTACTGAGAATTTATCTTATAGCTGCTAACAATCTATCATCATACACAGATACGCCAAAATGATCGCTTGGCTGTTAGCAAGCTGGTTGGTAGCTTGACCAGGGGATCTGTTCGCTCTCCCTTGGCTCAGTGTCTTTTGATACGTTACACCAGCCAGGTTAGTCCTCCATGCCGGTTGATTTCGATACAGGGGAACAGTATTTGTGTGAACTAGCTCTTGTTTGTCTTGTTCAGGTTATCCGTGACATGTCTAACCACGGCCAGTCTGGAGAACGTCCGTTCTATGAATTCTTGGAGAGTTGCCTGCGCCATAAGGCAGAAATGGTGATCCTTGAAGCTGCCAGGGCGATCACTGAGCTTGATGGTGTGACAAGCCGAGAATTGACTCCAGCAATCACTGTTCTCCAACTCTTTTTGAGTTCACCCAGACCAGTGTTGAGATTTGCTGCTGTCCGAACTCTGAACAAGGTTTACAATGCTTTCTTATATCGAAATCTTCATAAAAAGTCTATCaactattttcttatatttaagaACACCCAAATGATTTATAGTTTGCTGGATAGCTTTATCATTTCCTTTACCATCAAGGATGAAAATTGTTTCATCGATCGCTAAACTCAAGTTTGAACCACAGGTTGCAATGACTCATCCCATGGCTGTCACCAACTGCAACATTGATATGGAGAGTTTAATTTCTGATCAGAATAGAAGCATTGCTACACTCGCAATCACCACTCTCCTGAAAACGGGGAACGAATCAAGTGTAGAACGCTTGATGAAGCAGATAACTAATTTTATGTCAGATATTGCTGATGAGTTCAAAATTGTGGTCGTGGAAGCAATAAGATCGTTGTGTGTGAAATTCCCACTGAAGTATAGATCCCTGTAAGTGACGTTTTAGGTTGTGTTATTTGTACTTTTGATCTTTAGCATTGCTATTTATTCGAAGTGACTTAAAAATGGTGTGGTATTTTTGGCTTTTGATTAATCTTGTTTCACCTTTTCATTTGTAGGATGACCTTCTTAAGCAACATTCTTAGGGAAGAGGGTGGATTTGAATATAAAAGGGCAATAGTAGATTCTATTGTGACCATTATCAGAGATATCCCTGATGCAAAGGAAAGTGGATTGCTTCATCTATGTGAGTTCATCGAAGATTGTGAATTCACTTATCTTTCAACACAGGTAACTTATTTTCTCCATGGTCCATCTGGTTGCATTGAAACATTCGTAAATGGTATTTAAATGTCTTTTTTTCGCACAGATCCTTCATTTTCTGGGAATTGAGGGGCCTAACACCTCTGATCCAAGCAAGTATATACGATATATTTATAATCGTGTGCATCTGGAAAATGCCACTGTCCGGGCTGCTGCTGTTTCAACACTTGCAAAGTTTGGATTTATGGTTGAATCCTTGAAGGTGTGTATAGTTATCTTATTAGCcgtctttttctcttctttttatctTCCTTGACTATGATAAAGAGGCTAATCATTGGATTCTTGGCAGCCCCGTATTACCATTCTGCTGAAGCGCTGCATCTATGACAGTGATGATGAGGTGCGTTCTTAGTCTTAGTCTAGAAAAGCTACATTTAAGTCGTTGGTTCAGTAATATATCTATGCGTTTCAGTTTCTGCATGTTGTTTGTGACCCTTGAGTCGGTTGCATCATTATTACATGCATACATGTGCTTGCTTTTGTAAACATTTTCTGAGGAGATACACGCAAGTTGTTTTGACGATTCCTTCGTTGACCATGAAGTACGACCTCTTTTTATGTTAAGGTCCGTGATAGAGCAACACTATTTTTGAGCGTCCTTGGTGGTGATGGTACTATTGACACTGAGAAAGATAGCAAGGAGTTTTTATTTGGTTCCCTTGAGGTTCCTCTGGTCAACATGGAAACTAGTCTGAAGAATTATGTGAGTTTTACATTCTCGGTTATCTTCATTTGTATATTTGCTAGGACATCAGTTATCTTATATTCTTGGTCTGCAGGATCCCTCTGAAGAAGCTTTTGACATCAACTCTGTGCCTAGGGAAGTAAAGTCCCAGCCCCTTGCAGAGAAGAAAGCCCAGGGTAAAAAGCCCACTGGTCTCGGTGCGCCACCAGCTGCACCTGCTTCTGGATTTGATGGCTATGAAAGACTTCTCTCATCTATTCCAGAGTTTGCCGCCTTTGGAAAACTTTTCAAGGTTAGGGCTGAATTTTCCTCTGTTTCAGTCTAATGTTATTGGCTTACCTCCACTGCTTTAACGTGTTCTTCCTTTTTTCAGTCTTCTTCACCTGTGGAGCTAACTGAAGCAGAAACAGAATACGCCGTCAATGTTGTCAAGCATATCTTTGACAATCATGTGGTGTTTCAGTACAACTGCACTAACACAATACCAGAGCAGTTGTTGGAGAGGGTACTGAACCTTTGGTCTTAGAACATTGGTGCAAAGTGTGTTATTGCCTTCTTTCCTCGTTTCATTTATTCTGGCATGGGTTTTTGTAGGTCAATGTCATTGTAGATGCTTCAGAAGCAGAGGAATTCAGTGAATTAACTTCAAAGGCCCTGAACTCACTTCCTTATGATTCGCCTGGTCAAGCCTTTGTTGCTTTTGAGAAGCCCGCAGGTGTCCCTGCTGTTGGAAAGTTTTCTAACACATTAACATTTGTTGTTAAGGAGGTACATGTTGCCTttcatatctatcttattattATGTATTTACTGTATACACGCTGAAGGTTGTTCAGGGGTACAAAGGAAAGCAATGCATTATTAAATGTGTTTGTAACAGGTTGACCCAAGCACAGGTGAAGCAGAGGACGATGGGGTAGAAGATGAGTACCAGCTGGAGGATCTTGAGGTTGTAGCTGCAGATTACATGGTGAAGGTGAGTGTCTCCAATTTCAGGAATGCGTGGGAAAGCATGAATGAAGAAGATGAGCACGTAGACGAATATGGGCTTGGCCAGAGAGAGACTTTAGGAGAAGCTATAAAGGCTGTCATCGATCTTCTTGGCATGCAGCCTTGTGAGGTTAGTATCATTTTTTATTCTCCTACTCAAATAGAGAAATCGCGGAAGGAGATTATTTCTCGAGTCAGCTTGAACATACACGACGGTTTCTTGTCCTCCCGGTTTGGTGATAAGTTGAAACTGACACCTGCTTAATTGCAGGGGACGGAGACAATTCCGAGCAATGCAAGGTCACACACTTGCTTATTGTCAGGTGTGTACATAGGGAACGTGAAAGTTTTAGTGAGGGCACAGTTTGGGATGGACAGTTCAAGGGAGATTGCAATGAAACTGGCGGTTAGAGCAGAGGACgtctctgtcgctgaggccatTCATGAGATTGTTGCCAACGGCTAAAACTCTGATGGATCCACCTTTCAAGTATCTACCACCACCAAAGCGTTTGTTATTCTTATAAGTACCAGACCAAAAATAAACAAGACTTTTCTTCATCTATTTTGCTTCGAATAGTATATTAGTACCTTCTTTTTGTCTACATTACTATTGTCAAATACTGGATTTTTTTCCCCATATGATGGTTTTGTTACTTTTGT contains these protein-coding regions:
- the LOC108839735 gene encoding coatomer subunit gamma, which codes for MAQPYVKKDDDHDDELEYSPFMGIEKGAVLQEARVFNDAQVDPRRCSQVITKLLYLLNQGESFTKNEATEVFFSVTKLFQSKDTGLRRMVYLIIKELSPSSDEVIIVTSSLMKDMNSKIDMYRANAIRVLCRIIDGTLLTQIERYLKQAIVDKNPVVSSAALVSGLHLLKTNPEIVKRWSNEVQEGVQSRSALVQFHALALLHQIRQNDRLAVSKLVGSLTRGSVRSPLAQCLLIRYTSQVIRDMSNHGQSGERPFYEFLESCLRHKAEMVILEAARAITELDGVTSRELTPAITVLQLFLSSPRPVLRFAAVRTLNKVAMTHPMAVTNCNIDMESLISDQNRSIATLAITTLLKTGNESSVERLMKQITNFMSDIADEFKIVVVEAIRSLCVKFPLKYRSLMTFLSNILREEGGFEYKRAIVDSIVTIIRDIPDAKESGLLHLCEFIEDCEFTYLSTQILHFLGIEGPNTSDPSKYIRYIYNRVHLENATVRAAAVSTLAKFGFMVESLKPRITILLKRCIYDSDDEVRDRATLFLSVLGGDGTIDTEKDSKEFLFGSLEVPLVNMETSLKNYDPSEEAFDINSVPREVKSQPLAEKKAQGKKPTGLGAPPAAPASGFDGYERLLSSIPEFAAFGKLFKSSSPVELTEAETEYAVNVVKHIFDNHVVFQYNCTNTIPEQLLERVNVIVDASEAEEFSELTSKALNSLPYDSPGQAFVAFEKPAGVPAVGKFSNTLTFVVKEVDPSTGEAEDDGVEDEYQLEDLEVVAADYMVKVSVSNFRNAWESMNEEDEHVDEYGLGQRETLGEAIKAVIDLLGMQPCEGTETIPSNARSHTCLLSGVYIGNVKVLVRAQFGMDSSREIAMKLAVRAEDVSVAEAIHEIVANG